GCACATCGACCCTATCTGTCCAGTGATTCCTTCAACAGGGTCGCCCAATGTAAGATTCTCAATGTCGAACTTACGGACACCGCCATTATAGCCAATATATCCCAGTTTGTCATTGATACCCAGAAATGAACGTCCATCTCCCCCCAAGTTAGTAAACACAGTCTTCTTTTTCAAAGTCTTAGCATCGGCAACCACCAAACGATTTCCCTGCTTAGAGACAAAATAAGCATTATCTCCCCATATAGTAGCAAACTGAGTAGTTGCTCCAAAAGTTTCATTTTCTCCATTTACTGCACGATAAGCGCGATAAACTATCGTACCGTCATTCTTAAAATAGTTAACAGTCCCATTGTCGTGTCCATACCAATCTTCATTTGCAACATAAAATCCATTTGAAGGCACTAAAGCGGAGGGAGTGTCATCCTCTAATATTTTACCTCCATTATTATCATTTTCATCAGAACATGAAACGAGACCGACACACAAGGCGACTACCAACCACACGAAATACTTTTTCATAAAATTCTCTTTTGATTATTTCAAGTTATAAAATCATTTATTTAACAAATGCAAATCTTCTACCCCACAGACTTCAGTGGATGTATCTCCAAACCACCCACAGGTCTGCCTGACACCTGTATATATTTTCACAAAATCAACTCCCGGCAAATCGACTTTATTTCCATCCGAATCTACCGCCCAATCAATATCAAATGTACTGCCTTCTTCTGTGTTCAAGACATTGTCGGCATATCCCCACTCATAGGCATAAAGCACCCAATAAGGATTCCCTTCACTATATTTTTCTCCTTCATTTACTCCATTATCAGGTAATAATGTTCCCTTAAAAGTCAGAGTTTCACTTTCAGTCCATTGTGGATAATAGAGTGCATCTGCATGATAACTGATTCGTTCTATATAACCACTCCCAGTGTAGTTATCTGTCCATCGGATATATTCTTTATCTGGTGTATTTTCGTCTGGTTTATAATAAGTTATCTCATACTTTTTTTTAGTGGTCGGTTTATAATATTCACTACCAGCCAACTCATACCACTCATCATCATCCGGTTTCCCATTCTTATTTTCATCGTAGGCCACCATTACTATCCCAGGTTCAGCACTTCCCCCTTTACCGGGAGGATTAGGATTGGGATTATCGTTTGCATAAAATGCATTACCCAATACACGGAAATCACGCTGACCGGATACATTCTCAATTGTATGGTCGAAACCGACAACAATATATCCCCCAAAGCTACCTAATGACACCATTCCCTTTTTATTATTTCCAATAGCATGGAGAGCTTTTTGATTCATTGCTTCCTGCGTATCTCCTTCTTTCCATACAGGAATTGAATTAGTAAACTGCCCCGGTGCCGGACAAAAATCCAATACTTTAGTCACATACGGAGAATATACATCCGGAGATTCATAATCCCTGTCATTACCGGAACAGGCAGTCAACGCCATTCCACCCATCATAGCCCATGAGAAGGCTACTAAAAGTTTCACATTCTTTCTTTTCATTTTATTCGTTTTAAACTCAATCTGATTCATTCAAATACAAAAAGATTACATGCTGATACAGCACGCAATATCATAGAAATAGCGACATAGCAATCTCTAACAGTTTTATACCTGATTTCTACTGGAAATAAATTGCATTTTTGGAACTTTACTCCCGGAAAGCCACAAAAATTCCATTTTGGCAGGTCTTCTGACTTACTCCATTCTCCTGACGCCCTTCCCGTCCCCCATTATAGAGACAGTGGATTGAGTATTGCAGGAAAACTGTAGCGGAGCTTACAGCAGCGGGTCTGTTCAAGATTTGCACCTGATTCCCTTTTCACCACTCCTTCCGTAGCATCGGAAGAGTGACACCAAAATTTCCGGGCACAAAGATATACAAAATAACATATGTATTAAATAAAACATAAACTAAATATTTGCTTTATCCATTATTTCGCTATATTCATCCCCTAATTGGCTTCAGATAGCCATCATATCAACCGTCTGAATTAAAAGGAAACCAAGTGAAAATTCCAGATAGTTCCGAAGCCGTGAAGTTCCATTCAACTTCTAGGTATTTAACTTTTGCCACTAACCGATTGCGATAGAAAAAGGTTGGGGAAGTACCAGGAAGTCAGAAGACCTGCCAACCATATCGTAATAACTGTTTTTACTCATCTGTGCCTAAAAATTCCCATTTCACCTTCCGTATCCTCTGCTATGGGCATACTCATTTCGATACGATACTGAATCTTTACAGAAATCGAATACATTTCCCCACTGGACATTTATTCTCAATCTTGCTATCCTCCCCACCATCTTTTCGCTATTTCTTCGATGAATAAAGGGTTTACGGATAAAGGACAACAACTTCACTTGTAAGCGATTTGTTTCAAAAAATGTTCCTTCTAATGAAACTATTCGTTTCTCGGTGTGGAACACTCCGTCTCAAGCAGTGAAACACTTCGTTTCACACCGAGAAACAAAGTGTTTCAAATGGTTATCCAGAATAACGACATCATATTCCCCTCGGGATGCCGAGAAGTTTATTAGCTTTTGCCGGCAGTGCGGGTGTTATAATACTTGTTGGGCATGCCCACCTTTCGCCTTTGACGTAGACCAATATCTTTCGCAACATGAACTGGCTCTAATTATCGGAACCAAAATCACTCCTTTATATCCGGATAAAATCACGGATAGCATTTCTTACGGCAACAGGCGGATGAAAACGGAACGTAAGCGGACGGATGATTTTTTATTGGAATCCAACTGACCAGGCAGAATTTACCAAATGGTAATTTTTATCTCCTTCCATACCTCTACCTTTGTACCCGCTTTAATAAAAAAAGATAGAAAGTTATGAAAGATAGTATAGATTTCGGCAGTATGGACATCTCCACGTTATTCCGTAAATTACTGATACCTACAGTCCTCGGAATGGTTTTCTCCGCTATATTCGTCATTACGGACGGGATATTTGTGGGAAAAGGGATTGGTAGTGACGCACTGGCAGCCGTCAATATCACAGCACCACTTTTTATGATTGCCGCCGGTGTCGGGTTGATGTTCGGAATCGGCGGCTCGGTAGTTGCTTCCATTCATTTATCGCAAGGCAAACGGAAGGCAGCAAGTATTAATATCACTCAGGCACTTGTTTTCTCCGCACTCATTATACTGATTATGTCGGCTTTGTGCTTCTACTTTGTGGAACCCTTGGGACGATTTCTCGGCAGTTCGGAAAAACTGCTGCCGCTTGTGATAAAATATATGTTATGGTATCTGCCTTTCCTTGTGTTTTACGAGTTATTGAGCACAGGTATGTTCTTTATCCGCCTGGACGGTTCGCCCAATTATGCCATGATGTGCAATGCCGTAGCAGCAATGCTCAATATCATATTAGACTATATTTTCATTTTCGAGTTTGGCTGGGGAATGATGGGAGCCGCCTTTGCCACCAGCTTGGGAACAGTAGTAGGGGGACTTATGACAGTGGTTTACCTTGCCCGGTTCTCCCGTACTATCAGTCTGTACCGCATCAAGTTAAGTCTAAAAAGTCTGATGCTGACATTGCGTAACGTCAGCTATATGATAAAGTTAGGAACTTCCGCTTTCATCAGCGAGGCATCTATCGCCTGTATGATGTTTCTGGGAAACTACGTTTTCATCCGTCATCTCGGAGAAGACGGAGTAGCCGCATTCAGCATTGCCTGCTACTTCTTCCCTATCATCTTCATGGTCTACAATGCCATTGCGCAATCCGCCCAACCGATTATCAGCTATAATTTCGGAGCCGGACAACCCGGACGTGTCAGGAAAGCTTTTCATCTTGCCCTCCGAACAGCTCTAATCTGCGGAATCAGCTTCCTCGTTATCACCGCTCTATGCCGCCAGGAAATTGTCGCATTATTCATCGACCGTAGCTATCCGGCATTTGATATCGCAGTGAACGGTATTCCTTATTTCAGCATCGGATTTATTTTCTTTGCAGCGAATATGATAGGAATCGGTTATTATCAAAGCATCGAACGGGGACAGAGGGCTACTATCATTACCCTTCTCCGAGGAATCGTCTTTATGCTAATCGGGTTCTTTGCTCTACCACCGCTTCTTGGCGTGAAGGGCATTTGGCTCGCCGTTCCGCTAGCCGAGTTACTGACAACACTTTATATTATCGGAATTTATCTAAAAGATCATTTCATTGTCCGCCAATGATGAGTATCTTTGCTGCATGGATGCATTCATTGAGAAACTTTGCGGCAAGTATAAAGTATAAGAAATCGATATACAGACTTTACTGGACTGTATGGAAGAAGTACATTTCAAAAAAAGGGAATTAATAGTCCGCGAAGGAACAAAGAACAACAACCTTTATTTCATAAGAACAGGAATCTGGCGGGCATATTACCATAAAGAAGGAGTAGATACTACTATCTGGTTTGCTTCAGACGGAGAAGCCGCTTTCTCCGTCTGGGGATATGTCGATAATGCCTATTCCCTGATAAATATTGAAGCGATGTGCGACAGCGTAGCTTATCGCATTTCCCGTACCGCTTTGAACCAGTTATTTTCTTCCTCTATCGGACTCGCCAATCTGGGACTTCGCCTCATGGATCATCAATTACTCTTACAGGAGAATTGGCTTATCAATTCCGGAAGCCCGCGAGCCAAAGAGCGCTACCTCACTCTTATCAAAGAGACTCCGGAATTACTGCAATATGTCCCACTGAAACATATCGCATCTTACTTGTGGATAACGCCACAATCGTTAAGCAGGATTCGGGCGGAAATAGCTTCTTCCGTCCAATAACCTTATGTTTTCCTATACCCTCAACATATCCTCCAACTCTTTTTTCTTGACCGGCTTTGTCACGAACGCATCGCATCCAGCCTTCATGGCCTCAACCCTGTCAGAATCGAAGGCATTAGCAGTCACCGCGATAATGGGAGTAGTCTTATCAAACGCCCGTATTTTCCGTGTGGCTTCAATGCCATTCATAACAGGCATTTTCATATCCATTAAAATGGCATCATAATGATGAGCAGCGGCTAATTCCACAGCCTCTTTCCCAGTAATGGCACGGGTTAGCTCTACATTTTTCAGAATGGCTTTTACCAACATAAAGTTGCTGTCGATGTCTTCGGCAACTAATATGGACTTCCGTCGAACCCCGTCTGCCTGTGGTACATCCGGCTTATTCATCAACAACCCTGAAATTTCGTCTGCGGGCTTTGCCTTCGTCTCTTCTTCAGTATCCGCTTCTTCAATCTCCGCTTCGCACGGAAACCAAGCCCAAAAGGTGCTGCCTTTTCCTTCGTCGCTATCCACACCGACCTTACCACCCTGCACATCGACAATTGCCTTACAGATAGCCAGTCCCAATCCCGTTCCTTGCGTAAAATCATCCAGTTTGGCGAAACGCTGGAACAATTTGCATTGCTTTTCTTTCGGAATGCCGCACCCTGTATCTTCCACAAATATCCTGACTCCTTCGTCGACATATTCGTATCCCATACGTATATATCCCTTTTGGGTATGCTTGATAGCATTGGTAATAAAGTTCGTTCCCACTTGTACCAAACGGTTCTTGTCCAGATTCACCCTGCAACTCTTATACGGATTATATCCGAGAAACTCGACTTCGGAGTTCGTGCATCGTTGCTTCAACGTTACATATGTCTCCTTGAATGTTTCCGACAAATCGAAAAGTTCCGGTTTCAATTCCATAAGCCCGGATTCTATCTTCGACAAATCCAGAATATCACCTATCAGCCTTAACAACAGGTCATTATTATTATTGATAATATTAATAAACTCTTGCCGAAGTTCCGGTTCTTCCGTCGTTTGAAGCAATCCCGAGAAGCCCACAATGGCGTTCAACGGAGTACGGATTTCGTGGCTCATATTCGCCAGGAAAGCAGATTTCAATTTGTCAGCCTGCCGTGCATCTTCCCTTTCCTGCTCCAGGAGCTTCTGATAGTTCATCTGTTCGGTGATATTCAGCCTGACGCCCAGATATTTTATCACCCTGCCGGTTGCATCCTTATCCATCGGCACGCCGCGCACTACACAATATTGCCAGTCCGAATCATATTTGGTCTTCATCTTCACAATGAAGCGGTATGTCTTTTCCTCTCCTTCAGCCATAATCCGTGTGGCCTCTTCCAGCAAGTCCCATTCGGTTCCGTCCTTTTGGAAATAGCTGTCATAAGTGTTTATCGAAATAGGGGCACCGTCTTTATAGTCGGCTACCGGGTCGTTATAAGAAGTAAATACCAGCGTCTTGCAATCAAATTCCCACATCGCCATACGGGCTGTCTGAATGGCAAAACGAAGTTTTTCGACGGTGTCATTCAACATTTTGTTGTTATGCACCTCTTTGGTAATATCTTTCTGAGTCCCCAGTATGGCGACGTCCTCCCCCTCTTCCCTCCGCACTATCATACGACTTTCATAATAATGGTAAGTGCCGTCTTCGTGCATATAACGGAATATCGCTTCCGCTGTATCTTTCTCTCCCCCCAAGAGAGTTTCAAACAGTCCCTTTTGTATAGCATGGTCGGCCGGATGAAGTATTTGCAGGTTTTCTTCCATACTAAGCCCTTTTCCGGCAAGCGCATTTCCACGCAGAGTCTTGATTTCCTGTGTTTCCGGCTGATATATCCAGGCGGCAATATCACCTGCCTCCATAGCCAAATCCAGTCTTGTCTCCTGTTCCCTCATCATCTTCTCATGCTTTCTGTTTTCAAGCAAGAGGGCATTAAGTTTCTCATTTTCTTCTTTGAGCAGTTTCTCACCTCTCTTCACCCTTTTCTTATAGACACTGACAAAAATAAAAAGCAACACAGCCGTCAGCAGAAGCGCGCCCAAAAGAGAGTAGAGCCACAACGGGATAGTGAATACCGGTTTCTCACCCAGCCATTTCATATATATCCGGTCATACACACCAGCCTTCTTTAACTTGAGAACCGCTGCGTCAATCTGTTCGAGTAACCGGTAATCAGTACTGGCAAAACAATATTCCCGAAGAGGCCAACCGGAATCGACAATAATCAAATTGGTCAATCCATCTTTATATATAAGGCCTTGTGCCATATTGCCGGGACAAACCGCTGCGTCTCCTTCGCCCTGCGACAATCGGTTCAAGCCTTCCATCATATTATCCACAACAATAAGTCCGGTTTCATAACCCATTTCTACCAACTTTCTGTGCGGTAAAGAATATCTCTGGACAATAATGCTTTTCTTCGACAGCTCCCTTGCACTCCGGACAGGAGCATTTTTCCGGCATACTATAATATAATCCACATAGCTATGGGCTTTACTTAGATAAAAACGTTTGTCCGGAGTTTCCAATTTCGCTACCCCTGTAATCAAGTCGACTTCCCCGTTTTCAAATTGCCGAAGAGCTTCCGTCCAGTCTTCCAACTGCAAATCATAAGGTAATCCCAGTTCTTTCATCACAGCTCTCGTCAAATCGATATTAAAGCCGTCAGGTTCGCCTTTGTCATTGATAAATTCATAGGGCGGAAAAGCTTCATCGCCACGGATTATTATCTTTCGGGGTTCTTCTGCCAAGGCTTGCATGGTGACATGCAGAAGAATCAGTAGTGTGATGTATATTCGTGTTTTCATGTAAAATGTAGATTTATATACTTCTTATATATTATACTTGTTTGTATCTGTTTGATGTCCACAATTCTCACAAAGTGAATTGTAGCCATTAAAAATACTTATTTTCTCATACAAAATCTCTCATTTTAACTGAATTAACATTCAAATTATGAGAATAGCCACTATTTTCATTCAAAAGGTCATTACTCGGAATAGTTAGAAAGGATTTTATCCAAACTTTCATCGACTACTCCCAGCATTTGGAGTTTGGACAACAACCGGTAGTATGAAGTTTTTCCGACGCCTTCTATCCCTAATATACTTTTCCATCCCCCTAGCGATACTACTTCAAACAACTCCTTTACTGTCCGTATCTCTTTATTATGCAAAACATTAGCCAATCGGGTATCAGCTACTTTCCGAATTGATAAATTAAGTATCTCTTCATCCTGTTCCAAGTTTACTTTCTTCCTGTCTTCGACCAATGACAGGAAACGGGCATCTATGGCACGTTTCCGATAGGTAGCCAACATGTTCTTCCTCAGTTTCAAGCCTTTAAGGTGAGAATTATAAATCTGCAATGCGCGGTCGTAGGTGATTCGATGTCGGCAGGCGACTTTCTCTATGGGTTCTCCTATAGAAATGGAATAGAAAATATCACGACCTTCGGGATGAATTATTAATTGAGCCAGTTCGCGGATAATGATTGCATACAAAGGTTTGCACGCTTTCTGAGTCCTTAGGACATAAAGCAAATCATCATATTTAGACAGGATAAAATCGCGCTCCAACTTCTTTTCTTCTATCATCTTAGAGAGATAATCCATTTCTAATCCTACCCTTTTGTGAGCTTCCAGATAAGCAGCCAGACTTTCATCATCCAGGAAAAGTTGTTCTCCGATTCGGGAACTTGTGATATATCCAAGATTCGCCCAGCTTTTAAGGGTCGATTCCTGAATGCCATGTCTCTCGGACATTTGTTTTGTTGTGAGCCAGTGTGACATAAAAAAACGGAACTAAGTTAGTAATTAACTTGTTCCGTACCTTTTTATTATAAAAAGAGTACGGAGCTATCTAATCCCGCTAGTAGGAGGTTGTAGCGAACACCCAGCACATACGGGCAGACAGCCCGTACCCTATGAGAAGTCATAGAAGCACAGGCGTCTTCCCGGCATGCACTAAAAAATTCGCTACAATTTCCTACTAGCCGAGGAAACGCGCAATCGCATACCATAAAACGGCATGCTACGTTCCAATGACAAAGATACAAATACTTTTTGGAAAATAACAAGAGAGAGTTATAAATGTTTAGGAAAGAAAACGAATGATGATTGCATAATTAAAACGTATTTATCTAAGAAGATAGGTTCCAATAAGGATTTTGTTTCGCATACAAAATAAAATACGCCTTATTTTGTTTCGTATACAAAACAAAATGAGTATATTTGTGTTCTACATATAAAATAAAAGACAGTTATGGATAAGGAACTTATCAAACTTATTATCGGTGAAAATCAGGAGTTTGTACAGAATATAAAATATATGCAACGTCCT
The DNA window shown above is from Bacteroides faecium and carries:
- a CDS encoding Crp/Fnr family transcriptional regulator; translation: MDIQTLLDCMEEVHFKKRELIVREGTKNNNLYFIRTGIWRAYYHKEGVDTTIWFASDGEAAFSVWGYVDNAYSLINIEAMCDSVAYRISRTALNQLFSSSIGLANLGLRLMDHQLLLQENWLINSGSPRAKERYLTLIKETPELLQYVPLKHIASYLWITPQSLSRIRAEIASSVQ
- a CDS encoding MATE family efflux transporter — translated: MKDSIDFGSMDISTLFRKLLIPTVLGMVFSAIFVITDGIFVGKGIGSDALAAVNITAPLFMIAAGVGLMFGIGGSVVASIHLSQGKRKAASINITQALVFSALIILIMSALCFYFVEPLGRFLGSSEKLLPLVIKYMLWYLPFLVFYELLSTGMFFIRLDGSPNYAMMCNAVAAMLNIILDYIFIFEFGWGMMGAAFATSLGTVVGGLMTVVYLARFSRTISLYRIKLSLKSLMLTLRNVSYMIKLGTSAFISEASIACMMFLGNYVFIRHLGEDGVAAFSIACYFFPIIFMVYNAIAQSAQPIISYNFGAGQPGRVRKAFHLALRTALICGISFLVITALCRQEIVALFIDRSYPAFDIAVNGIPYFSIGFIFFAANMIGIGYYQSIERGQRATIITLLRGIVFMLIGFFALPPLLGVKGIWLAVPLAELLTTLYIIGIYLKDHFIVRQ
- a CDS encoding PKD domain-containing protein — encoded protein: MALTACSGNDRDYESPDVYSPYVTKVLDFCPAPGQFTNSIPVWKEGDTQEAMNQKALHAIGNNKKGMVSLGSFGGYIVVGFDHTIENVSGQRDFRVLGNAFYANDNPNPNPPGKGGSAEPGIVMVAYDENKNGKPDDDEWYELAGSEYYKPTTKKKYEITYYKPDENTPDKEYIRWTDNYTGSGYIERISYHADALYYPQWTESETLTFKGTLLPDNGVNEGEKYSEGNPYWVLYAYEWGYADNVLNTEEGSTFDIDWAVDSDGNKVDLPGVDFVKIYTGVRQTCGWFGDTSTEVCGVEDLHLLNK
- a CDS encoding ATP-binding protein yields the protein MKTRIYITLLILLHVTMQALAEEPRKIIIRGDEAFPPYEFINDKGEPDGFNIDLTRAVMKELGLPYDLQLEDWTEALRQFENGEVDLITGVAKLETPDKRFYLSKAHSYVDYIIVCRKNAPVRSARELSKKSIIVQRYSLPHRKLVEMGYETGLIVVDNMMEGLNRLSQGEGDAAVCPGNMAQGLIYKDGLTNLIIVDSGWPLREYCFASTDYRLLEQIDAAVLKLKKAGVYDRIYMKWLGEKPVFTIPLWLYSLLGALLLTAVLLFIFVSVYKKRVKRGEKLLKEENEKLNALLLENRKHEKMMREQETRLDLAMEAGDIAAWIYQPETQEIKTLRGNALAGKGLSMEENLQILHPADHAIQKGLFETLLGGEKDTAEAIFRYMHEDGTYHYYESRMIVRREEGEDVAILGTQKDITKEVHNNKMLNDTVEKLRFAIQTARMAMWEFDCKTLVFTSYNDPVADYKDGAPISINTYDSYFQKDGTEWDLLEEATRIMAEGEEKTYRFIVKMKTKYDSDWQYCVVRGVPMDKDATGRVIKYLGVRLNITEQMNYQKLLEQEREDARQADKLKSAFLANMSHEIRTPLNAIVGFSGLLQTTEEPELRQEFINIINNNNDLLLRLIGDILDLSKIESGLMELKPELFDLSETFKETYVTLKQRCTNSEVEFLGYNPYKSCRVNLDKNRLVQVGTNFITNAIKHTQKGYIRMGYEYVDEGVRIFVEDTGCGIPKEKQCKLFQRFAKLDDFTQGTGLGLAICKAIVDVQGGKVGVDSDEGKGSTFWAWFPCEAEIEEADTEEETKAKPADEISGLLMNKPDVPQADGVRRKSILVAEDIDSNFMLVKAILKNVELTRAITGKEAVELAAAHHYDAILMDMKMPVMNGIEATRKIRAFDKTTPIIAVTANAFDSDRVEAMKAGCDAFVTKPVKKKELEDMLRV
- a CDS encoding DUF2284 domain-containing protein, which codes for MKHFVSHRETKCFKWLSRITTSYSPRDAEKFISFCRQCGCYNTCWACPPFAFDVDQYLSQHELALIIGTKITPLYPDKITDSISYGNRRMKTERKRTDDFLLESN